A segment of the Flavobacteriales bacterium genome:
CTTGAATTCGGTATCTCCAACTGATGGCATTTTGTTATTAGAATCGTTTAAGAAACGGCTTAACGAAAAGATATGTCCAAACACTAGTTCAGCAACAGATTGAGAAGAAGAAGCTGGTGTGTTAATTACCTCAATTCCTTTTCCTCTTGCATAATCTACATCGATGTTATCCATTCCAACACCACCACGTCCGATAAGTTTTAAACCTGGACATGCATCAATTAAATCTTGTCTAACTGTAGTTGCACTTCTTACTAATAAAGCAGAATAATCATTACTGTTAATGCTATCTACTAATTGATCTTGAGGTACATTTTCTGTAATAATATCAAAGCCAGCTGCTTTTAATGCTACTTCTCCTTCGGCAGAGATTCCGTCGTTTGCTAATACTTTAATCATAATTATGCGTTTTTAGATTCGAATTCTTTCATTACATCAACAAGAGCTTGAACACTCTCAAGAGGTAGGGCGTTGTACATTGAGGCTCTGTAGCCACCAACATCTCTGTGTCCTTTAATTCCACTTATTCCTGCTGCATTCCACATTGCATCAAACTCTTCTTTCTTAGAATCATCGTTTAATATAAATGTTGCATTCATGTCAGATCTGTCCTCCTCAACAACAACACCAGTAAACATGCTGTTTCTGTCGATCTCAGCATACATTAACTTCCCTTTTGCGATGTTCATTTCTTCAATTTTCGCCACGCCACCTACGTCTTTCATCCATTGTAACATTAACATAGAAACGTAGATTGCAAATACAGGAGGGGTATTGTACATAGATTCCTTAGATGCGTGAAGCTTGTAGTTCATCATAGAAGGAATTACTCTTCCGCTACTTTCCATGAAACTATCTTTTACGATAGCTAATGTAGCACCGGCAGTTCCCATGTTTTTTTGAGCACCAGCATAGATTACATCAAATTTGCTAACATCAATTACCTTACTGAAAATATCAGACGACATATCACAAACTACAGGAACATTAGTTTCAGGAAAGTCTTTTACTTGTGTTCCGTAGATAGTGTTATTTGAAGTGATGTGGAAATAATCAACATCTTCCGGGATTGAGTATCCTTTAGGAATGTAGTTGTAGTTTTTATCTTCAGAAGAACCTACTACGTTGATATCCCCAAATAATTTAGCTTCTTTTATCGCTTTAGCCGCCCAAGTACCTGTATTCGTATATGCTGCAGTTCCACCTTCTTTTAAGAAATTGTAAGGTGTCATTAAAAATTGTGTGCTCGCACCTCCTTGAACAAACACAATAGAGTATCCATCTGGAACGTTTAGTAGTTCTCTAACTAAAGATGTAGCTTTTTCCGCAACTGCAATAAAGTCCTTGCCTCTGTGAGATACTTCTATTAAAGATAGGTTAAGGGTATTAAACTGATTAACGGCATCTGCAGCTCCTTTTAATACTTCTGGTGGAAGGATACAAGGGCCTGCGCTGAAATTATGTACTTTACTCATTCGTTCTTCGTGTTTGAATTTCAATTTTTAAAAGACGGCAAATTTGCAACTTTTTGGTTAGAAAGTTGAATATATAAGGGAATAATTTAGTGCGTCCGGGTTATTTCGTTGATCGTAGGAATAGGGGAAAGACCATTATTAAAGCTGGAAGTTCAATTACTTTTTATTTGGAGTTAACCCATGTCCAGGTGAATCGATTTTAACTTTTGGCTTGGCCGAATTGTTTTGTTCTATATCCGATAAGAATTTCCATTTCCCTTTTTTATATTGAAAAGCATCTAGGCTTAAGTCTGGACCATAAAATTGTCGTTGCCCTTTAAGATTCGGTTCTAACGGTGCCAAGTGGTCAAAAACTA
Coding sequences within it:
- the serC gene encoding 3-phosphoserine/phosphohydroxythreonine transaminase; the protein is MSKVHNFSAGPCILPPEVLKGAADAVNQFNTLNLSLIEVSHRGKDFIAVAEKATSLVRELLNVPDGYSIVFVQGGASTQFLMTPYNFLKEGGTAAYTNTGTWAAKAIKEAKLFGDINVVGSSEDKNYNYIPKGYSIPEDVDYFHITSNNTIYGTQVKDFPETNVPVVCDMSSDIFSKVIDVSKFDVIYAGAQKNMGTAGATLAIVKDSFMESSGRVIPSMMNYKLHASKESMYNTPPVFAIYVSMLMLQWMKDVGGVAKIEEMNIAKGKLMYAEIDRNSMFTGVVVEEDRSDMNATFILNDDSKKEEFDAMWNAAGISGIKGHRDVGGYRASMYNALPLESVQALVDVMKEFESKNA